In the genome of Streptomyces collinus, one region contains:
- a CDS encoding radical SAM protein yields MGSRTALVEDLMERFPHVPREAVFKEDLLRGGVAFDPSALSDNEGGEVKPKSYFIFSFDHGTLPELGEAALRRPPEEIILTGGPYDLRRTVVSVRVNPSSPYRVAANEDGVLGLYLDGKRISDVGVPPMPEYYRHTLASGKSVMEVAPTIQWGYLIYLTVFRVCQYFGAKEECQYCDINHNWRQHKAAGRPYTGVKDVDEVLEALEIINRYDTAKASTAYTLTGGAITSKLQGRDEADFYGMYAKAIEEHFPGRWIGKVVAQALPKDDVQRFKDYGVQIYHPNYEVWDRRLFELYCPGKERYVGRDEWHKRILDSAEIFGARNVIPNFVAGVEMAAPSGFTTVDEAIASTTEGLRFFMSHGITPRFTTWCPEPTTPLGKANPQGAPLEYHIRLLQAYRQTMEDFGLSSPPGYGPPGAGNAVFSVSSFMDSLPADEPTAV; encoded by the coding sequence ATGGGCAGCCGTACCGCGCTGGTCGAGGATCTGATGGAGCGGTTCCCGCACGTGCCGCGGGAGGCCGTCTTCAAGGAGGACCTGCTCCGCGGCGGCGTCGCCTTCGACCCGTCCGCACTCAGCGACAACGAGGGCGGAGAGGTCAAGCCGAAGTCGTACTTCATCTTCTCCTTCGACCACGGCACCCTGCCCGAGCTGGGCGAGGCCGCGTTGCGCCGCCCGCCGGAGGAGATCATCCTCACCGGCGGCCCGTACGACCTGCGCCGCACCGTCGTCTCGGTGCGGGTGAACCCGTCCTCGCCCTACCGCGTCGCGGCGAACGAGGACGGCGTGCTCGGCCTCTACCTCGACGGCAAGCGGATCTCCGACGTCGGCGTGCCGCCGATGCCCGAGTACTACCGGCACACCCTCGCCAGTGGGAAGTCGGTCATGGAGGTCGCCCCGACCATCCAGTGGGGCTACCTGATCTACCTGACCGTCTTCCGGGTCTGCCAGTACTTCGGCGCCAAGGAGGAGTGCCAGTACTGCGACATCAACCACAACTGGCGCCAGCACAAGGCGGCCGGGCGGCCGTACACGGGCGTGAAGGACGTCGACGAGGTCCTGGAGGCGCTGGAGATCATCAACCGGTACGACACCGCGAAGGCGTCGACCGCGTACACGCTCACCGGCGGCGCCATCACCTCCAAGCTGCAGGGCCGCGACGAGGCCGACTTCTACGGCATGTACGCCAAGGCCATCGAGGAGCACTTCCCGGGCCGCTGGATCGGCAAGGTCGTCGCGCAGGCGCTGCCCAAGGACGACGTGCAGCGCTTCAAGGACTACGGCGTGCAGATCTACCACCCCAACTACGAGGTGTGGGACCGCCGCCTGTTCGAGCTGTACTGCCCGGGCAAGGAGCGCTACGTCGGCCGCGACGAGTGGCACAAGCGCATCCTCGACTCGGCCGAGATCTTCGGCGCCCGCAACGTCATCCCCAACTTCGTGGCCGGCGTGGAGATGGCGGCGCCCTCCGGGTTCACGACCGTCGACGAGGCCATCGCGTCCACCACCGAGGGCCTGCGCTTCTTCATGTCGCACGGCATCACGCCCCGCTTCACCACCTGGTGCCCGGAGCCCACGACGCCGCTCGGCAAGGCCAACCCGCAGGGCGCGCCGCTGGAGTACCACATCCGCCTGCTCCAGGCCTACCGGCAGACCATGGAGGACTTCGGCCTCTCCTCGCCCCCCGGCTACGGCCCGCCCGGCGCCGGCAACGCGGTCTTCTCCGTCAGCTCCTTCATGGACAGCCTGCCGGCCGACGAACCCACCGCCGTTTGA